Below is a genomic region from Citrobacter telavivensis.
TGACGACGCCTTGATTGTGCGCAAGTTTATCGTTTTTCTCCAGCACTCTGGAGAAATGGGCAAGACATTGGCAGAAATGAGCATTGAGAGGATAGCCGCGCACGACCACAATGTTCTCCATCCGGCAGACCCCGCCTGCCCTCTTTTTTTTACCCACATAAGGGAACGAGCAATGAACAACTTTAATCTGCATACCCCGACTCGCATTCTGTTTGGTAAAGGTGCGATTGCTGAACTGCGCGCACAAATCCCTCAGGACGCACGCGTGCTGATCACTTATGGCGGCGGCAGCGTGAAAAAAACCGGCGTGCTGGCGCAGGTACAGGACGCACTGAAAGGTCTGGACGTTCGTGAATTTGGCGGCATCGAACCTAACCCGTCCGTATGAAACACTGATGAACGCCGTAAAAATCGCCCGTGAAGAGAACGTAACCTTCCTGCTGGCCGTCGGCGGTGGTTCGGTCCTTGATGGCACGAAATTTATCGCCGCTGCCGCTCACTATGCGGATGGCGTTGACCCGTGGCACATCCTGCAGACCAGCGGTAGCGACATCAAAAGCGCAATCCCGATGGGGTCCGTGTTAACGCTGCCGGCAACCGGTTCTGAGTCCAATAAAGGCGCGGTCATCTCGCGTAAAACCACGGGCGACAAGCAGGCCTTCCATTCCGCACATGTGCAGCCGGTCTTTGCGGTACTGGATCCGGTTTACACCTACACCCTGCCGCCGCGTCAGGTGGCCAACGGCGTGGTTGATGCATTTGTGCATACCGTTGAGCAGTACGTTACGTATCCGGTTGATGCAAAAATTCAGGATCGCTTCGCGGAAGGCATTCTGCTGACCCTGATCGAAGACGGTCCGAAAGCGCTGAAAGATCCGGAAAACTACGATGTTCGCGCGAACGTGATGTGGGCAGCGACTCAGGCGCTGAACGGCCTGATTGGCGCGGGTGTGCCGCAGGATTGGGCAACCCATATGCTGGGCCACGAACTGACGGCGATGCACGGTCTGGATCACGCCCAGACGCTGGCGGTGGTTCTGCCTGCATTGTGGAATGAAAAACGCGATACCAAACGTGGCAAACTGCTGCAATATGCTGAGCGCGTATGGAACATCACCGACGGTTCTGACGATGAGCGTATTGATGCAGCAATTGCAGCCACCCGTAATTTCTTCGAGCAACTGGGCGTTCCGACTCGCCTGTCAGGCTACGGCCTTGACGGCAGTTCTATCCCGGCCCTGCTGGCGAAACTGGAAGAACACGGCATGACGCAACTGGGTGAACATAAAGACATAACCCTGGATGTCAGCCGCCGCATTTACGAGGCAGCCCGCTAAGCTTTTTTCACCTCTGGCTTTCGTTTTTGGGCATTTCGTCCAGACTTAAGTCACCCTACATCACCGGAGCGCCCCTCCGGTGATGAGCACATGAAGGAGGAAAAATGGCAAACCAAACCGTAATTAAGCTTCAGGATGGCAACGTAATGCCCCAACTGGGGTTAGGCGTATGGAAAGCCGGTAACGACGAGGTCGTCTCCGCCATTCATAAAGCACTGGACGTCGGCTATCGGTCCATAGACACCGCCGCCGCATACAAAAATGAAGACGGCGTCGGCAAAGCGTTAGCCAGCGCAGGTCTCCCCCGCGATGAGTTATTCATCACCAGCAAGCTGTGGAATGACGATCAGAAACGCCCCCGCGAAGCGTTGATGGAGAGTCTGGAAAAACTCCAGCTCGATTATCTCGATCTGTATCTGATGCACTGGCCGGTTCCGGCAATCGATCACTATGTTGCCGCCTGGCAGGGCATGATCGAGCTGCAAAAAGAGGGGCTGATTAAGAGCATCGGCGTGTGTAACTTTCAGGTCAACCACCTCCAGCGACTGATTGACGAAACGGGCGTCACGCCGGTGATTAACCAGATAGAACTGCATCCGCTAATGCAACAGCGTCAGCTGCACGCGTGGAATGCGACGCATAAAATCCAGACGGAATCCTGGAGCCCGCTGGCGCAGGGTGGCGAAGGCGTTTTCGATCAAAAAATCATTCGTTCCCTGGCGGATAAATACGGTAAAACCCCGGCGCAGATAGTCATCCGCTGGCATCTGGATAACGGTCTGGTGGTTATCCCGAAATCCGTCACGCCGTCGCGTATCGCCGAGAACTTCGACGTCTGGGATTTCCGTCTCGACAAAGACGAACTGGGCGAGATTGCGAAACTCGATCAGGGCAAACGCCTGGGTCCCGACCCGGATCAGTTCGGCGGTTGATTCCCTTCTTTCAGGCCCGGCTTAGCGTCGGGCTTTCATGTTGTTCGCTACAGGCATGACACCTCGCCGGGTTTGTCCGGCAACGTACACGTCACGTTGAACTTTCTGCCCTCAAGCGCGTGCGGCCCGCCAAAAGCGCCGCCCAGATCGGTTTCATAGTCCTTGCCATTCGCACTCATGTGTAGTGCAGAGCGAAAATACCAGTCCACCGGGCCTATTGGCACAAAGAAGGTCCATTTATAGGCAGCCGGGAAGGTAAAACGTCCATCACCATCAGAGCGTGTC
It encodes:
- the dkgA gene encoding 2,5-didehydrogluconate reductase DkgA — protein: MANQTVIKLQDGNVMPQLGLGVWKAGNDEVVSAIHKALDVGYRSIDTAAAYKNEDGVGKALASAGLPRDELFITSKLWNDDQKRPREALMESLEKLQLDYLDLYLMHWPVPAIDHYVAAWQGMIELQKEGLIKSIGVCNFQVNHLQRLIDETGVTPVINQIELHPLMQQRQLHAWNATHKIQTESWSPLAQGGEGVFDQKIIRSLADKYGKTPAQIVIRWHLDNGLVVIPKSVTPSRIAENFDVWDFRLDKDELGEIAKLDQGKRLGPDPDQFGG
- a CDS encoding carboxypeptidase regulatory-like domain-containing protein → MKAGMMAGVMAIALLQSGCVVHHQIQPEVAGQLVDSTGKPVQGAQLTLVSSGESVQTRSDGDGRFTFPAAYKWTFFVPIGPVDWYFRSALHMSANGKDYETDLGGAFGGPHALEGRKFNVTCTLPDKPGEVSCL